In Candidatus Hydrogenedentota bacterium, one genomic interval encodes:
- a CDS encoding DUF1232 domain-containing protein codes for MNQKYEKHYSEESFFNKIIRYAKSAGIKVIYVALLLYYTLKKPSTPPWAKTAIIGALGYFIFPIDLIPDILPGVGYVDDLSVMAAALATVAAYIDDEVREQAKEKLKDWFGDFDEKKIEGY; via the coding sequence ATGAATCAGAAATACGAAAAGCATTATTCAGAGGAATCTTTTTTTAATAAAATAATACGCTACGCTAAATCAGCGGGGATTAAGGTGATTTATGTCGCTTTGCTTTTATACTACACCCTGAAAAAACCTTCAACGCCTCCATGGGCAAAGACTGCAATAATAGGGGCATTAGGTTACTTTATTTTTCCCATAGATCTTATCCCTGATATTTTACCGGGAGTTGGATATGTAGACGATCTCAGCGTTATGGCGGCCGCTCTTGCTACTGTTGCAGCCTATATTGATGATGAGGTGAGGGAGCAAGCAAAAGAGAAACTTAAGGATTGGTTTGGCGACTTTGACGAAAAGAAAATTGAAGGGTATTAA